The DNA window GACGACTGCAATATCCATTGAAGATGTTCGCAGAgaagtgaaaattttgaaaGCTCTCTCAGGTCATAGACATCTAGTTAGATTTTATGATGCTTGTGAGGATGCCAATAATGTATACATAATAATGGAGTACGTACACTCTCTCTTCCCCTGTGCTGTTTTTGTGCATAACTGAATCTTTGTCTAAtgaaactttctctctcttccccGGTGCTGTTTTTGTGCATAACTGAATCTTTGTCTAGTGAAACTTCTTCTCTCTTCCCTGGTGCTGTTTGTGTGCATAACTGAATCTTTGTCTAGTGAAACTTGCGGTTTTTCCTGATTGACCCTTTCTTTAGAGACTTTATGTCCTTGATATCTGCTAAAATATTTTGATACACCTTTCCTAGGTCAGGCAATTTTTTAATAGTTTCTTAACCTAGGAACTATAGTTGATGCTTGCTAAGACATGCTAAAATTTACTGTAAGGTTCTTTTCCAAAAATAACTTTATATCGTCGTTAACCTTATGGTGGAGCCTATATCCATTCCCCCATCTAGGATGCAGATTTAGTTAAGTAATTTCCTTTATTAGACATAAATAACtttcaacaatttttttataGAACCGTCTCATTGAGTTTGGTCTGTCATACAGATGCTCCACTTCAATACAACTGATATGTTGCTTCTAATAGTCTTACTTTCTCAAAATGAGAATTATGGTTATCAAAGTGATGGCTATTGAACTAAAATTGTTATTTTGGTTCTATCTTAGGACTTTCGCCTATGTGATGGTTTTGTACAAGTTTTTTCTATAACATCCCGTAATAggttatatatataaattttccTTTCGGTATGAATGATCTCTTTTAAATTAAAGggtttataaatgaaaaatacattTTGATTTCAAAACACTTTAGATTTAGGAGAAAACATAGATACAATTGGAACTGGGCAGGTGATTTAAAAGTTTGTACCATGAGTCTGTGAACCAATAGAGTATGTAATTCTGATATTGGCACTCTCTCTCATTTCTTGCAGGTTGTGTGAAGGTGGAGAACTGCTTGACAGAATATTGTCAAAGTAAGTGATAGAAGTTTTCCTTTCATAGTCTTCCCGCACTCTATTAGGGAGGGGAGGCTGAGAAAAGCTGATGTTTGTTTATGTTCTAATTTCAAGCCATCTTTACAATGCATGCAGCAAAACACTCACAATAGTTTATTCATTTCAGAGGTGGTAGATATACTGAAGATGAAGCAAAACGTATTATTGTTCAGATTCTTAGTGTTGTTGCATTTTGTCATATTCAAGGTGTCGTACATCGTGACTTGAAACCCGAGGTaaatggaattttattttgCTATCCATTTGCTATAGCTCTTGATAGAAGACTTCATCTTTCCAACATGACATTGATGCTAATCCAAATCCTCAGAACTTTCTATTTACCTCCAGAAGTGAAGATGCTGATATGAAGCTTATTGACTTTGGTCTTTCTGACTTCATCAGAACAGGTAATAATCCATTTTATCACCTTTTCTGGGAACTGCTATCTTTCGCCTTGCTGTAACTTAAATTTTATTCCTATGTATGAGATCAGCTATTGCCCGATAAGTTAATTATTAAATGCTGAGAAAATGTAGATTGTATTAGATTCTTCTGGGTCAACTGCATCACACTGCCTATTTATTTGTACTTAGTTGATGAGTTTGATGGTATTTTCTTGACTTGCTCGAGTTTTCTGATCCGGTTGTGCCTCCCATTTTAGTCGTCTGGCTCTGCGGATTAAGAGTTTTTCTTAAGCTTCTCACTTTCTGTGCATGCCATGTGCAATTGCTATCTGTGGTTGTTCTTTTGAGTATTTgtataaattttttgtttatcaGTTCTTTCGTCTGGCTTTCTGAATTTTGTCAGTTAAGTCTATGACTAGTTCCTGTTTTCTTCCATAACATTTTGACTTTTGGAAGTGATTAAGTGAACTTTCCCTAACGCACATATCTATATCAGTAAAAAATTAGAaatggtttttaattttttgtttatactGTTTCAGTGAACCAAAAAGTTGTTACCAACTTAGTGCTGAAATCCAAGCATTCGCTGCATTAATTAAGCAGATATCTTAGTTTTCTAATTTTTGCTGCATATTTGACTTGGCAGATGAAAGGCTAAATGATATTGTTGGAAGTGCTTATTACGTAGCACCTGAGGTTCTTCATAGATCCTACAGTGTGGAGGCTGATATATGGAGTATCGGTGTCATCACCTATATTTTGCTCTGTGGAAGTAGACCGTTTTGGGCAAGAACGGAATCTGGAATATTCCGTTCTGTTTTGAGAGCTGAGCCAAACTTTGAGGACGTGCCTTGGCCATCTGTTTCTTCACATGCCAAGGACTTCATAAAGCGACTTTTGAACAAGGATTACCGGAAAAGAATGACTGCTGCTCAAGCTTTAAGTTAGTATTTACTCCATGAGTTTCTCATAAAGTCCAATTTGAAATCGCCAATATATTGCTAAACGATGCTGCTAACTTTACTTTTCAAAGTTTATGAACTAATATATATATCCTTGCATATGCAGCTCATCCTTGGTTGCGAAGTGAGAGCCATCCAATTCCGTTAGACATATTGGTCTATAAGCTAGTGAAGTCGTATCTACACGCTACACCTTTTAAACGTGCAGCACTTAAGGTTGTGAGCTATTTCGCGAAATGTTATTTTAGAAGTTTGTTTAATTTAACAGTTTTTGTCCTTTAGTTCTAAGTTACTACAGATGTTTGAGGTCTATTTGCATATGATTTATCTCGAGTAGTTTCCACAAATTTTCTAAAAACGCACACCTTATGTGTGTTTCgcttttctctattttttaatttcgtAGATTTTCCCTGTTTGATGAGATTGTCGCGATATAGTATTAATTGATCTTATATATATAGGCTCTCTCAAAGGCATTGAGTGAGGAGGAGTTGGTCTACCTCAGAGCACAATTCTTGCTTTTAGAGCCTAGTGAGGATGGAAGAGTCTCTCTCGAGAACTTCAAAAAGGTCATCGAGCTTAACCTCCCGTCCCTGAATTTCTGAATCATGCGTGCCCATATTAACATGGTAATCGTTTTGCAGGCTCTTGCACGTAATGCTACTGATGCCATGAAGGCATCTAGGGTCCCGGATATCCTCCACGCGGTTAGCTAGCCAAGCCCTAGATACATATTTAACACATCACAAGTACTTAACTTTATGAAACTAAATAAGCTAATTTTCTTCTGTTAATTCAGATGGCACCATTATCTTATAGAAATATGGAGTTTGAAGAGTTCTGTGCAGCTGCAATCAGCACTTACCAACTGGAGGCCGTAGAGAGATGGGAGCAAATTGCTTCCACGGCTTTCGAGCATTTTGAAGAGGAGGGTAACCGTGCTATATCAGTAGAGGAGTTGGCTCAGGTATGTATCTTGTCATCAACTAACTAAAATGTTGTGTGTATCGCCTGTGGTGATCCATGTTCCATCGTAGCTTAATGGAATTCGGGTGAATGCAGGAGCTGAACGTCGGGGCTAGCGCGTATTCGATGCTGAGAGATTGGTTGAGGAGCGACGGCAGACTGAGTTTGGTGGGATATACTAAGTTTTTGCATGGGCTCACCCTTCGGAGCTCAAACATGAGACATCATTAGCTAAGCTTAGCTTCTCTTGATTCTTGATTTAGGGAATCCTCGAAAAGAAATTATTTTGGTGGACACAGATTTTGCGCATAAATTTATAAGAATTTCATGTACAAATGTAGTAGAGGCATGCCCCCCTCTTTAGAGAATTcatacttttattttgtttttttgtttaatttttatattcttGATATAATGATTAATGAATGGAATATGTGTTAACGAAAGTGTTTTGTGTGGACAAGTGTTTTGCACTACAGTACGTGTGCAACCGTGTAACATTAGGGATATTTTAGACTAGTTTTTATGTTGGTGGCAAGAAAAACAAAAGATCCCATTGATTTAGTCGTGCTAAATCGGATAAAAAGATTACGTATATTAGTTGGATATACTGATTAATCGACGTGGGGAAATTACCAGCCGAATGTAAAGTTTGTTAAGATTATTTGGGCAGATTAACAGGGATATTGCGAGCTTAAGTGTTAATCTATGCTCGCTAAGTAATGATTATATAATTAAGAAACAGTGTTTTGATCAATtccatataataataataataataataatatttttttattagcaAGATATAAAGAGACGAAGGTGATGGCGGGAGACTGATACTCTTGCTTATTGCTCATACATTTCGATTGGCTGATgggtgatggatccgcgaatttttgatgttagcaaatgctggtagagaatgaaaatacagacacaaagaatttacgtggttcgatttactgaagtaaatctacgtccacgggaaaaagggagggcaagattgtattgcttgatctgttttctacagcttacaaatacaaacttgctatttgctatatggtgttttatctctagagagcttaacctcctcatatcagatctaagttccatttatatcttggactaagatcgtggcttgcatcaccaccctaagtcgtggatgtcgtgtaggtcatggcctaagatcgtggatgtagcgtaggtcatggcctacgatcgtggcctgagttgacaccacgtggtagtgggtgtgttggacatcctgtatgggtccactaactccttgttcggtcgaatactgagaccgaactgctttggttgccgatctgagagtagagcttgatgccgacctgagagcagagcttgattggttggcttttaccgagctgtaggctgaggccgaactctttggtaatgccgaactcatactcctgctttggttgccgatctgagagtagagcttgatgccgacctgagagcagagcttgataggttggcttttaccgagctgtaggctgaggccgaactctttggtaatgccgaactcatactcttccttgggctttgggctgataggccgtcattgctgttgggcttgtttagtacgcaccccatcaatgGGTTTAATTCTTTTCGAGGTACGTCGTTTCATTCTCTCCCCTTTCAAAAACCCCCTTTTGAGTATCGTACATCTCAGTTCCTTGTTGAAATTGTGACGTTTTCGACAAGCATTTGGAATTGGAGCATTAGTTTTGATAATTTTTGTATTGTTTGAGTTGTAGCTGTGTTTATCATTAATGGCCGGAAAGGCTATTGGGATCGATTTGGGGACGACATATTCGTGCGTGGCGGTCTGACCGCATTGAGGTAATAGCACCACCCCGTCCTACGTGGCTTTCACCGACACTGAGCGTCTCGTCGGCGACGCCGCCAGAAATCCTATTAACACTGTTTTCGGTGAGCTTTCGCTTCTGTGATTATTGTTAGTATTTCGAAATTTCGTGTCTTTGTATTTCGTGTTATGTGTGTGAGATTCTTATCAAAGCTAAAGACTAATGATTCGATCTTCTGTAATGGAGTGAAAGTATCCAGCAAAAGTAAATGGAAACGTATTTATGTGGGAggtttattatttataaacaCTATTAGTAACCAATTTGGATTTGTGTATGTGTGAGCAGGAATAGTTTTCTTTTCAAAGTTAAATTAGCAGCGACTGTTGAGAAGTTAGGAGAGGGCTAATTACTGTAAAACTAAGCCACTCAAGCTCCATCTGCGGTATGGATAAATTTTGCTGCATCTCTTCACTCGCTATCGCTACTTAAGTCTCTAACTAGATTAATAATTTCTTACACGGTGTTGATTGGTCGCAAATTCAGTGACCCAACGGTTCAGAGTGACATGAAGTTGTGGCCATTCAAGGTCATACCCGATGTTGCCAACAAACCTATGATCGTGGTAAACTACAAAGGGGAGGAGAAACAGTTTTCAGCCGAGGAGATCTCTTCAATGGTGCTCTCCAAGATGAAGGATATCTCTGAGGCATATCTTGGATCAACCGTCAAATAATGCTGTCTTGACTGTGCCCGCTTATTTCAATGGCGACCAAGGATGCTGGAACCATTGCGGGCCTTAACATTATGAGGATCATCAACTGCTGCAGCCATTGCATATGGTCTAGATGAAGGGACTACTAGCTCTGAGGCAAAGAATGTACTCCCTTTTTTACTTTGGCGGTGGCACATTCGATGTGTGTAGTGACGATTGAGGCGGGCATCATAGAAGCGAAGGCTATTGCTGGTGATACTCAGCTTGGAGGTCAGGACTTGGACAACCGAACGGTGAATCACTTCGTACAATAGTTCAAGGGAAAGGACTTGGACAACCAAACGGTATCATGAATGTGTCAGCGGAGGCAACGGGGACTGGACTGAAGAAGAACATCACCATCACGAACGACAAAGGCAGGCTGTCCAAGGTAGAAATTGAGAATATGATTATGGATGCCAAGAAGTACAAGTGGGAGGACGAGGAGCATAACAAAAATCTTAACGCAAAGAATGCCGTGGAGGACTACGCGTACAGCATGAGGGACACCATCAGAGGTGCAGCTAGGCTCACTCACCCCAACAGATAAGAATAAGATGGAAGATGCATTTGAGTCTTTTGTACTGTGGTTGGAGTCAAATAAACATGCAAAGGCTGATGATTTTAATGACAAGATGAAGGAGCTCCAGACAATTATTGCCAACATTTAAGTGTATTAGACTGAAAAAATTATCGGGAATGATCTTCTTTTCTACTTATAAGTGAGTGAAAACTAAATTTTCCTCACTATGACCACAATTGTATAGCTGTATGGAATAGTGCAAAAATTTTCTATGacaataggagtcactcttatagtggacatgagttttaagaaatataaataatagtgggttggaaaagctagtggaatatgagatccacttttttatatttagttttaaaataaaatgtgagtgaagtgagttcgTGGAATGTGAAacttacttaccatttatggtaaaaatgaagcatgactttattgtgggacggactaaaatggtaaagtgtgactcttattttGGGATCGAgggattattataattaaaaaaacaatctAGCTTATTGTAAAATTGCAATGTACTAGACTACTAGTATCTCATACAAAgtgctttattttttattcgaATGTCTTATTTTAAGTACTCTGCCTGCAGATTAGTAATGTCttatttgaaaattcaaatCCTAAGTGGTCTGCCTGCGGATTAGTAGTGTCTTATTTGAAAATTCTAATTCAGTAATCCGACTCTTTTCTTCTTAAATTTTACTTGACGCATTGGAGTTGTGCATAcgtcaaattttatttgaaactttAGTACTATTATTCAATTAAAACTGCACAAACCACAATTTTCTTGTTTTGGTAAAAATATTCCTAGCAAAAGAAGACTACGCTTCTTTCCATCCCAATAAATATGCACAATTTTCTAGTTTTGGTAAAAAATTTCCTACTACAAGATACTCTTTAAAAAAGAACTTAGCAAGAGAAGACTATGCTCTTTCACTAATCATCCGTTGGCTATTATTCCTCCGTTCCCTCATaattgaggcgaaactttttAGCACGAAGTTTAAGAAATGAATATTGAGTGTGTAAAaataatagataaaaaagtatgaaataaaataaagtaaaaagtgaataaagtaagaaagagaaaaatgttgttatatatggaaatgactcaactattaGAAAACTTCTCGAAAtgagaaaatgactcaactataagggaacggagggagtagttttttatGGAACCGTAAAAAAAACCGATCCGACGACGATTTCATTTGTTTAAgactaaaatttcaaaaaaatgaatGTTCTTAACCAACTTCGTATTTCAGCAATAtgtttaaaactaaaatttacatttttttacatGCAtaatactcctccgtcccacaagagtatgcatTTTGGGTTGTGCACGAGTTTTAAAGCTCAATTGGTAAGTAAAAaagaggtagaaagaaaaagtaattattcTTAGTGGAGAATAAATCCCATCTTATTAGTGAGAAaactaattttcaaaattagaaagtgcatctAATTAAAGTGCATTCTCTAATATGTGACGAACGGAGTAGTAGTatgtagtattatatttttcttttatttggaaatttgtttaaattaaaaatctatTGGGATGTAATTATCCCAAATAATCCAAACAAATGGCATGCAACTAAACTTTTCTACTGCTATAAGAACACTACTATAGTTCtacctatttatttattttcttatgttgAATGACAGAAtacttatataaatttaaatcaaatttgaTGGCCTCGATATTTGCCGAAATATATTATATACTGATGCTCGCAAATTTATATAATGATATAAAGGGTCTGGTTGGTtaacaattattttaaaattgataACTAACAATTATGTAAACATCTTGTCAACACGAAGATATTTGTCTGTTATCAATTTAAGATAGTTATCAATCTATCCtgatataaatttatattaaaatatcttcaaaatatcttatttaataattttattcgtATTATtcgtataataataataataataataataataataataataaggagAAAAGGTGATGGCGGGAAGTACTGAGACTTACTTTTTGCTCATACATTTGGATTGGCTGATAGTTTCGGATTAGGGTTTGTTTTCAAGGTACGTCGTTTCATATTCTCCCCTTTCAGTACCGTGCGGCGCAGTTCCTTATTGAAAATTTCACGTTTTAGACAAGCATTTGGAGCATTAGcttttataatttgtatattgtTTGAGTTGTAGCAGTGTTTGGCATTATTGATGGCGAGAAAGGGCGAAGGACGGGCGATTGGAATCGATTTGGGGACGACATATACGTGCGTGGCGGTGTGGAAGCACGGCCGTATTGAGATAATAGTAAACGATCAGGGCAACCGCACCACCCCGTCCTACGTGGCTTTCACCGACACTGAGCGTCTCGTCGGCGACGCCGCCAACAATCAAGCCGCCAGAAATCCTATTAACACTGTTTTCGGTGAGTTTTCTCTTCAAATTTCCGTGTCTTGCTGTATTTCGTGTAATGCGTGTGATGttgagagttttttttttatcgaagcTAAATAATGATTACGAGTTCTTACTTTTATGGTAATGCCCTAATTACTAATGGAGTGAAGCGGTCTAGCAAAAATGCAAATTGAAACTTCAAATATCTCAATCATACTTaccttttttaatttctatgtaTGTAGTAGaactatatactatatatatatatatatattgaccAATTTGGATTTGTGTACGTGTGAGACACCACTAAGCCAATCAAGCTCCATCTGGGGTATGGATAAATTTTGCTGTATCTATTCACTCGCTATCGCTACTCTAAGTCTCTAACTAGATTAATAATTTCTTACACGGTGTTAAGCAGATGCAAAGCGGTTGATTGGTCGCAAATTCAGTGACCCAACGGTTCAGAGTGACATGAAGTTGTGGCCATTCAAGGTCATACCCGATGTTGCCGACAAACCTATGATCGTGGTAAACTACAAAGGGGAGGAGAAACAGTTTTCAACCGAGGAGATCTCTTCAATGGTGCTCTCTAAGATGAAGGATATCTCTGAGGCATATCTTGGATCCACCGTCAAGGATGCTGTCGTGACTGTACCTGCTTATTTCAACGACTCTCAGCGTCGGGCGACCAAGGATGCTGGAACCATTGCTGGTCTTAACATTATGAGGATCATCAATGAGCCTACAGCTGCAGCCATTGCGTATGGTCTTGATGATGGGAATGCTAGCTCTGAGACAAAGAATGTACTCATTTTTGACCTTGGTGGTGGCACGTTTGATGTGTCTATAGCTACAATTGAGGCTGGCACCATAAAAGTGAAGGCTGTTGCCGGTGATACTCATCTTGGAGGTCAAGACTTGGACCACCAGATGGTGAATCACTTCATGAAAGAGTTCAAGTGCAAGTATCGTAAGGATATAAGTGGAAGCCTAAGAGCGGTTAGGAGATTGAGGACCGCCTGTGAAAGAGCAAAGAGGATCCTTTCTTCC is part of the Salvia splendens isolate huo1 chromosome 6, SspV2, whole genome shotgun sequence genome and encodes:
- the LOC121808030 gene encoding CDPK-related kinase 3-like; protein product: MGQCYGKTIPTENDDGYPTTTAAASDLPPSATPARSSAANSPYPSAAGVSPSPARSTPMRFFKKPFPPPSPAKHIRASLRKLGHRKKSPRHGTIPEDAPPPPPQQQQQHALDKNFGYNKNFGAKYELGKEVGRGHFGHTCFAKGRKGELKDLPLAVKIISKPKMTTAISIEDVRREVKILKALSGHRHLVRFYDACEDANNVYIIMELCEGGELLDRILSKGGRYTEDEAKRIIVQILSVVAFCHIQGVVHRDLKPENFLFTSRSEDADMKLIDFGLSDFIRTDERLNDIVGSAYYVAPEVLHRSYSVEADIWSIGVITYILLCGSRPFWARTESGIFRSVLRAEPNFEDVPWPSVSSHAKDFIKRLLNKDYRKRMTAAQALTHPWLRSESHPIPLDILVYKLVKSYLHATPFKRAALKALSKALSEEELVYLRAQFLLLEPSEDGRVSLENFKKALARNATDAMKASRVPDILHAMAPLSYRNMEFEEFCAAAISTYQLEAVERWEQIASTAFEHFEEEGNRAISVEELAQELNVGASAYSMLRDWLRSDGRLSLVGYTKFLHGLTLRSSNMRHH